The Rhodoferax ferrireducens T118 DNA segment GTCTGGTGTTCTGGCACCCCAAGGGCTGGACCTTGTGGCAGGGCGTGGAGCAATACATGCGCCAGGTGTACCGCGACAACGGTTACCAGGAGGTCAAAGGGCCACAGATCCTCGACAAGTCTTTGTGGGAGAAGACCGGCCACTGGGACAAATACCGGGAGAACATGTTCACGACCGAGTCGGAGAAGCGCGAATACGCCCTCAAGCCGATGAACTGTCCCGGCCACATCCTGATCTTCAAACAGGGCATCAAGAGCTATCGCGATCTGCCGCTGCGCTATGGCGAGTTCGGCCAGTGCCATCGCAATGAACCTTCGGGCGGCTTGCACGGCATCATGCGGGTGCGCGGCTTCACGCAGGATGACGGTCACATCTTTTGCACCGAAGACCAGATCTTGCAGGAGTGTGTCGATTACACGGCGCTGCTGCAAAAAGTCTATGCCGATTTTGGTTTCGAGAACATCATCTACAAGGTTGCCACTCGTCCGGAGCAACGCATTGGCTCCGATGACGTATGGGACAAAGCCGAAGCTGCCTTGATTGAAAGCCTGCGTGCGTCTGGTCGCGAGTTTGAGATTTCTCCGGGGGAGGGCGCGTTTTATGGGCCCAAGATTGAATACACGCTCAAGGATGCGATTGGACGCCATTGGCAATGTGGCACTATTCAAGTGGACTTTTCAATGCCTGAGCGGCTGGATGCCGAATATGTAGGCGAGGACGGTGCCCGTCACCGGCCGGTGATGCTACATCGTGCCATCGTCGGTAGTCTGGAACGTTTCATCGGAATTTTGATCGAGGAAAGTGCCGGCGCTTTGCCAACCTGGCTGGCTCCGGTGCAGGTTGCCGTGCTCAATATCACCGACGCGCAGGCTGAATATTGTCGCGAAATTGTTGAAAAATTAAAAAATGCATTGCCAGATCAAAGGCTTAGGGCGGTCGCTGATCTGCGGAATGAAAAAATTACGTTTAAAATACGCGAGCATTCAATGCAAAAGCTGCCCTATATCTTGGTCGTTGGTGACAAAGAGAAAGCAGCAGGTACCGTTGCAGTGCGCGCCCGAGGTGGTTTAGACCTCGGTGTGATGTCCCTCGATGCATTCGTGCAAAAAATATCCAGTGACATCACTCACAAGTCTGTTGGTTGAGCTCAATTGAAGCGAAATGACAGTTTGCCCGCGTGCGCTAGACGGTTTGAGCTACGTTTATCGTAGCAAAAATTGTGAAGGATTAAGCCATCGCTACTGAATATCGTGACCGCCGTCACCGCGAAGAACGCAAACATCGCCTGAACCGGGAAATCATGGCCCCGGAAGTCCGACTCTCGGGAGTTGAGAACGAGCCGCTCGGTGTGGTCAGCCTGATGGAGGCGCTGCGGATGGCGGGTGATCTCGATGTTGATCTGGTTGAAATCTCCGCCACGGCGGTTCCGCCGGTCTGTCGTTTGATGGATTACGGCAAGTTCAAATACCAGGAACAGAAGAAGGCGGCGGAAGCGAAGGCCAAGCAGACGGTCATTGAAATCAAAGAAATCAAGTTCCGTCCGGGCACTGACGAGGGCGACTACAACATCAAGATGCGCAACATCAAGCGCTTTTTGGCTGAAGGCGACAAGTGCAAGATCACGCTGCGGTTCCGGGGTCGCGAGATTACGCACCAGGATCTTGGCATGGCCTTGTTGAACCGCATTCGCACGGAGTTGGGTGATTTGATTTTGATTGAGCAGTTTCCCAAGCTCGAAGGGCGCCAGATGATCATGATGATCGCG contains these protein-coding regions:
- the thrS gene encoding threonine--tRNA ligase, whose translation is MIQITLPDGSQRDYPAPVTVAEVAASIGSGLAKAALAGKVDGKVVDTSYLIEANSAVAIVTAKDAEGLEVIRHSTAHLLAYAVKELFPDAQVTIGPVIENGFFYDFSYKRPFTPEDLLAIEQKMAALAAKDEPVTRRVLPRDEAVAYFKGLGENYKAEIIASIPAGEDVSLYREGKFEDLCRGPHVPSTGKLKFFKLMKLAGAYWRGDHRNEMLQRIYGTAWATKDELQQHLTMLEEAEKRDHRKLGRELDLFHIDDHAPGLVFWHPKGWTLWQGVEQYMRQVYRDNGYQEVKGPQILDKSLWEKTGHWDKYRENMFTTESEKREYALKPMNCPGHILIFKQGIKSYRDLPLRYGEFGQCHRNEPSGGLHGIMRVRGFTQDDGHIFCTEDQILQECVDYTALLQKVYADFGFENIIYKVATRPEQRIGSDDVWDKAEAALIESLRASGREFEISPGEGAFYGPKIEYTLKDAIGRHWQCGTIQVDFSMPERLDAEYVGEDGARHRPVMLHRAIVGSLERFIGILIEESAGALPTWLAPVQVAVLNITDAQAEYCREIVEKLKNALPDQRLRAVADLRNEKITFKIREHSMQKLPYILVVGDKEKAAGTVAVRARGGLDLGVMSLDAFVQKISSDITHKSVG
- the infC gene encoding translation initiation factor IF-3, with protein sequence MATEYRDRRHREERKHRLNREIMAPEVRLSGVENEPLGVVSLMEALRMAGDLDVDLVEISATAVPPVCRLMDYGKFKYQEQKKAAEAKAKQTVIEIKEIKFRPGTDEGDYNIKMRNIKRFLAEGDKCKITLRFRGREITHQDLGMALLNRIRTELGDLILIEQFPKLEGRQMIMMIAPGKKKIATKPVADTAA